The Drechmeria coniospora strain ARSEF 6962 chromosome 02, whole genome shotgun sequence genome has a segment encoding these proteins:
- a CDS encoding putative ubiquitin-conjugating enzyme protein, with protein sequence MAAATNSTPQISSKSPTIRRILREAAEISSSPSADYVAEPLESDLFEWHFTLRGPPNSAFSQGIYHGRIILPSTYPLRPPSFRFTTPNGRFEANREICLSISGHHEETWQPAWGIRTAIVAYVTRVPRADAEDFADDISLPCSLRSFMETSARGQLGGLESPDSVRRRFAQESTAFRCSTCGRTNADIIAESEKRAQESSSAAADVEVPHDLRMGFKDEMEAKKAASAVKNDHSDAAAELAEGFVATTPISPRRDSLQYAAPPPQSAVVTNQVTHLSRRQSVAPATPLVQRQPHPTLPNQPNGVPLWIDRAIVVLGTLLTVLLLKILLGI encoded by the exons ATGGCGGCAGCAACAAACTCGACGCCGCAGATTAGCTCCAAATCTCCCACAATCCGTCGTATAC TCCGAGAGGCGGCCGAAATctccagctcgccgtcggcagacTACGTCGCCGAACCGCTCGAGTCGGACCTCTTCGAGTGGCACTTTACCCTCCGCGGCCCGCCCAACTCTGCCTTCAGCCAAGGCATCTACCACGGCCGCATCATCCTTCCGTCCACCTATCCGCTGCGACCCCCGAGCTTCCGCTTCACCACGCCCAACGGGCGCTTCGAGGCCAACCGTGAAATTTGTCTGAGCATCAGCGGTCACCACGAGGAAACGTGGCAGCCCGCCTGGGGCATCCGCACCGCCATAGTGGCGTACGTCACCCGTGTACCCCGCGCAGACGCCGAGGACTTTGCTGACGACATCTCCTTGCCTTGCAGTCTGCGGAGCTTTATGGAGACGAGCGCACGCGGCCAGCTTGGCGGGCTCGAGTCGCCCGACTccgtccgccgccgcttcgccCAGGAGTCGACCGCCTTCAGGTGCTCGACCTGTGGCCGCACCAACGCCGACATCATCGCCGAGTCCGAGAAGCGGGCCCAGgagagctcgtcggcggccgcggatGTCGAGGTGCCCCATGACCTGCGCATGGGTTTCAAGGACGAGATGGAGGCCAAGAAAGCCGCGTCCGCCGTCAAGAATGACCATtcggacgccgccgccgagctcgccgagggatTTGTGGCGACGACACCCATCTCGCCGAGGAGAGACTCTCTGCAGTACGCCGCGCCGCCTCCCCAGTCGGCCGTCGTTACGAACCAAGTCACCCATCTCTCGCGCCGACAATCCGTCGCCCCGGCCACCCCCTTGGTTCAACGGCAACCCCACCCGACACTCCCCAACCAGCCAAACGGCGTACCCTTGTGGATCGACAGGGCCATCGTTGTCCTGGGTACCCTCCTGACCGTCTTGCTTCTCAAGATCCTGCTTGGCATCTGA